TTATTGATTGTTTGATGACAAACATTAAGCGCTCTGGCAATTGCACGATTGGAATAGCCTTGGCTGTGCAGCGTAGCAATTCTGCCTCGTTCAAACGAAGTTAGGTGCTGACCTTTTTTTCTGACTGTGGTATTCTGTTCTTGCATCAAGACAATAACCTCTTTCATTGTTTGTGTAGGAACATCAATGATAACAGAGATTTGTCTTGGTGTTTTTTATTTTATCAATTAGCTAAAAGTATTTGGCTAACTTGATTATAAAACGCGCGAGTTTTATTGATCCTTAAATCAGCATCGATACCTTGACAAATACCTTGATTTCTAATACACTGAGTGACAATTGTTTTAATCAGGTGAACAGAGAGATCAATACTGGCTGTGAATTGATCCACTTGAATGGCGTAACATATAGGTTGATCGCGTTATAGATCATTAGAGGCAATTCATTGAATTGCGAAACTTGGGTGGAACAGCGTTGAACAAACGCCCCTAGTGCAAAATAGTCTGCACTGGGGGCGTTTTTAAATACCGAAAAATAGTCACCAGTCGGAAAAATATAAGGAGGAGCTCTCTTATGCAAGATCCACAAAAATTATCACGCTCGCTGAAAAGTCGACATATCCAAATGATCGCCATTGGTGGCGCCATTGGCACTGGCCTATTTTTAGGCTCCGGTACTGCCATTCGTGCTGCTGGGCCATCAATTATCTTGTCATATCTGATCGTCGGCGTGTTCTGTTTTTTCTTGATGCGGGCAATTGGTGAACTACTATTATCCGATACTAGTAAAAGTTCATTTCTCGATTTTGTTAAACTCTATTTAGGCAAACGAATGGAGTTTGTCGCTGGTTGGATCTACTGGCTATGTTGGATCAGTTTGGCGATGGCCGATTTAACTGCTACCGGAATCTACGTGAAATATTGGTTCCCCAGTTTCCCCCAGTGGGCAACACCACTGATCATTATATTAGTTCTCTTGATCACCAATATGGTCAACGTCGGCTTATTTGGTGAAATGGAATCCTGGTTCTCAATGATCAAAGTTGTGGCAATCGTTGCTTTAGTGGTTGTCGGCGTCGTGTTAGCGGTTATCCATTTTCCTGTTAGCACCGGACATGCCGGCTTCGCTAATTTGGTTAGTCATGGTGGTTTCTTCCCAACTGGGGCGGTTGGTTTCTTCATGTCCTTCCAGATGGTCGTCTTCGCCTTTGTTGGTATTGAAATGGTTGGTTTAACTGCTGGCGAAACAACTAATCCAGAAATTAACTTGCCCAAAGCTATTAACAGTCTGCCGATTCGGATCGGGTTATTCTACATCGGCTCAATGGTCGCAATCATGAGTGTTTACCCTTGGAATCACATTACGACCACTTCCAGCCCATTCGTTCAGGTTTTCTCCAGTATTGGTGTTGTCGGCGCGGCTGGCATCTTAAACTTTGTTGTTTTAACGGCCGCAATGTCAGCCACTAATAGCGCTATTTTCAGCACAAGCCGAACGCTACATGCTTTAGCACGCAGCGGTAATGCACCAAAACGGTTCACCAAACTCGGCCGCAATAACGTACCCAACTTGGCCCTACGCTTCTCTTCAGCAATTTTATTTGTGATCGTCATTCTAAATTACTTGATGCCAGCCAGTATTTTCAACCTGATTTCTGGTGTTTCAACGATCAACTTTGTTTTTGTTTGGTTGATTTTACTTTGGTGTCACATTAAATACCGGCAAAAATATCCCCAAGGTTATACCAAATTTAGTATGCCGGGCTACCCAATCACTGATTATCTTAGCATCTTTTTCTTCGCTACTGTACTCGTTTTCTTATTATTCGATCCGAGCACGAGAGTTTCTGTGATCATCGCCTTTGTCTGGTTTGTTTTAATGTTTATTGCTTATGAATGTATGCAGAAAACAAGTCGTAAAGCTTGATCAATACGCAAAAAGGCTTTCTACCAACAGTAAACGAGGTAGGAAGCTTTTTTTGATTAACCAAGTAACGATCCTCACTATACCCGTTCAAATTGCTTGAAAGTGATACGTATAAGTATAGAAATCAGCTTTGACCCACGGCAACGTTAAGCCGACCCGCATTAATTCATCGCCACCAAATATTTGCCCAGAATCTGTTCGATAATTCCGTTTCGGGTCTAGATAATGTAGTTTAAAAACAGGATATTGCTGTGCTGGTTGCACCAATTTTTGAAAAATCAATACATTAAATTCACTTTGATCAGCATTAATGATTAGCCAAGCTTGATAATTAATCGCTGCTGTTTCCAGCCGATAGAACCGGCCAAATTGCATTAGCACGCGGGTCTGTTTGGCTGTGCTGATCTGTTCCATTATTGCTTGCTTTTTATTTTCTGATAGCTTAGTTAAATCCAATTCATACCCCAGATTACCAAATCGCGCAACATCAAAGCGCGTCTGTAAGCTAGTTTGCCGACCGACCTGCTGATTAGGCACCCTACTAACATGCGCACCTAAAGTGATCGGCGGATATAGCAAACTATAGCCATTTTGAATCATAACACGACTAAGCGCATCGGTATTATCACTAGTCCAAGTTTGTGGCATATAATACAGCATTCCCAGATTAAAGCGGCCACCACCGCTGGAACAGCCCTCAAATAAAACATCTGGAAATTCCTTCGTCAGCACTGCTAAAATTCGATACAACCCCAACACATAACGATGCCAAGCTTCGCCCTGCTGTATATCAGCCAACTCAGCTGCGTAGACATCAGTTAAATGGCGGTTCATATCCCATTTGATGTAATCAACTTGCCCAGTACCTAAGTATCGCCGAAAAACAGTGATCAAATAGTCTTGGACATCATTTCTAGTTAGATCTAAAACTAATTGACACCGACTTTCCGTTGCCGGATATGCCGGGACCTGTAAACACCAATCAGGATGACGACGATAAAGATCACTATTACGTGAAACCATTTCCGGCTCAAACCATAACCCAAATTGAAGCCCGAGCTGCCTTATTTGTTGTGCCAATCGACTAATACCGGCTGGAAATTTAGTTTCATCCGCAATCCAGTCACCTAGTGACGATGTATCATCGTTGCGTCCTTTGAACCAACCATCATCCAATACAAATAATTCGATACCTAATTTGGCAGCTTGCCGCGCCAAGTCAAGGCACTTTTCTGCTGTCAGGTCGAAATGCATCGTTTCCCACGTATTGATCAAAATCGGCCGTGATCGTCGTCTAAATTGGGGAGCAACCAAATTTGCTTGATATAAATGTTGAAAATTTTGACTCATCCCATTTAAGCCACTCGTACTATAATTTATGATCACTTCTGGAGCAACAAAGGTTTCCTGTGCCGTTAATTGCCAAGTAAATGTATCCGGATTCAATCCTAGCTGTGCACGAATATTACCATACTGATCCACTTCAACTGCCCCCATAAAATTACCACTATAGATTAAATGAAAAGCGTAAACTTCACCATTATACTCGGTCGTTTCCGGCGCCATAAGCGCGAAAAAAGGTTGATGTTGTGGACTGCTAGTTCCGCGCGCACTTTCAATTTTTTGAATACCGGGATACAGTGGATGTCGGTTTAAATTAGCTTCCTTCGTATGCGCCCCATACAGTGATAGCCAATCAAGTTTTTGCGGAGGTAAATCAAGCGACAGACTTTGACAATTTTCAATCATAACCGGTTGCTGACCACAATTAGTCACTTCTTGATGCGTTGCAATAATATCAAGTGCCTGAAAAATCGTATAAAAAAGGGGCACTTTCACGTTCGCAATCTGGTCAACTAATTCAATTTTCAAAGTTTCCGCTGCAGCTACTTGCTCTACATAGGTTGCTGGTAATCCAGTTAGACCCGGTTTACCAGCTAAAATCTCATAACCGGCGTAGCTTAAGTCGATATGGCGGCGTTGCCCACTTTGCACAATTGTTAAGACAGGTAATCTATAATCACCAGTTCCCCTAGTCGGACAAGCCAAAGGAAGCTCATTGACCGAAAATTTACGGTCAGTTGAATCTGGGTTACTGGCAAAACCCCTGTCAGTCAACCGCAATGAATTACTGTCATGAAAACTGCGAATAGCTGAACCCAAATAACGCTGCAAAACGTATTTCTCACGTATAATCGCCAGCACAAAACTTATTCGGCCATTACTCAAATGAAAACTGGCTTGCCGTTGATCAAATTCAATCATGTGTCGATTTCCCCCAAGTATTATTAAATCTAGAAACTTATTTCTTTACTCAGTATGAAAATATCCTAAAAGACAACACTACTGCGCAACTGACTTTTAGGATAAACACCAATATTAAATTAGCTCAAGAATAAAGGCTTCATACGGCTGAATATTTTCATCCAGCGCACAACGATGCGTATTATTTTTAAGCTTAAAGACAAATTCGGTTGTGACTAACTCCGCCAAACGAGTGATCGGTACGATTTGAGCTGACAGATTAGCAACGATCAACCAACTTTGTTCTGCCGTTACCCGGCGATAAACAAACAACTGCTGATCAGTCGGTAATTCCAATTGATACCGTCCAGTAGTTAAAATTGGAAACTGATGACGTAGCTGAATTAGTTGTTGATAGTATTTAAAAATCGAAGCGTGTTGTTGCCGATCCGTAGCCACATTGATCTGACGATAATTTGGATTTAGTTGAAACCATGGTCGCCCGATGGTAAAACCTGCGTTGGCACTCGTATCCCATTGCATTGGCGTTCGCGCATGATCCCGGCTAAGCTTTTGCGCTGCAGCCAAGAACTCAGTCGCTGTCATCGTCTGATCTTGTTCCACATATTGCCGATAATTGGTCGTGATCTCAATATCTTCATAATCCGCCAATGCAAACGTAGCATTGGTCATGCCGATTTCTTCACCTTGATACACAAAGGGCGTACCCTGCATACCATGTAAAACCGTTGCAAAAGCAGTTGCACTTTGATAACGATATTTTTGGTCGTTACCCCAGCGCGAAACGATCCGCGCACGATCGTGATTTTCAAAGTACAGCGCATTCCAGCCATGATCGCGTAAATTATCTTGCCATTTTGTTAAGCTATCTTTTAATTTTAAAAGATCAAAGTGATCATAATCCCATTTACCATTGACTCCACCAGCTTTACGGTCTGCGCGCATATGTTCAAATGAAAAGACCATATCCAGCTCTTTACGTTCTGGGTCAACAAACTTGCGGACATTTGCTGCTGTAGCCCCAGGTGCTTCACCAACACTCATCATATTAAACGGCGCCAAAACTTCCCGGTTCATTTCTTGAATAAATTCATGTAACCGTGGACCATTATTCTGATCACTTAACACATATGGTCGATTCAGCTTATCTGGATAATCAGTGAAGTGCTGATCTTTAGAGATCGACGAGATCACATCCATCCGCCAACCATCAACACCCTGCGCCTTCCAAAACCGCATCATATCGTAAATCGCTTGGCGTACTAGCGGATTTTCCCAATTTAGATCGGGTTGTTCTTTAGCGTAATAATGCAAGTAATATTGTTGTCGTTCTGGCACATAAGTCCAGGCAGAACCGCCAAAGTTGGCGGCCCAATTATTCGGCTCACTACCATCCGACTTAGGATCACGCCAAATATAAAAATCACTGAAATAATTATGCCGTGATTTTTTACTTTCTTGGAACCAAACCGCTTGATCTGAGGTGTGGTTGGCCACTAGATCCATAACGATCTTTAAATGTCGTTGATGTGCCGCAGCAATCAATGCATACATATCTGCATTAGTCCCAAAGCGCTGATCAATTTGCCGATAATCACTGATATCATAACCGTTATCAATCTGCGGCGAAACATAGATTGGGCTAAGCCACAACGCATCCACACCCAATTGCTGTAAATAATCCAATTTACTGATGATACCTTGTAGATCACCGATTCCATCGCCATTAGCATCCATGAAGCTTTTAGGATAAATTTGATAGATCACAGCATTTTGCCACCACGATTGTGCCATTGATCATACCTCCTTATTTAACGTAATTGTTCTTGTGCCAACAAAAGACAACCGGTGATCCCAGCGTTATCACCTAACTGCACGGGTACGATGTAATCATCTATCGCTGGTGTCGGCACGTAACCGGCTAATTGTTGGGCAAATTGTTGCCTGATCAACGGAAATAACTGCTGTTGCTTCATAACACCACCACCAAAGATGATCATTTCCGGCGATAATGTCACGGTCAGATCAACACAAGCTTGCGCCAAATAATTGGCTTCTAAAGTCCATGCCGGATCATCGCCAGCTAAAGTCTGTGCCTTGCGCTGATATCTTTGTTCTAAAGCTGGCCCAGCAGCTAACCCTTCCAAACAATCCGCATGAAAAGGACAGTGTCCCTGGTAAGTATCAGCTGGATCATGGCGAATCAGCATATGCCCCATTTCGGGATGACCAAAGCCATGCAATAATTGACCGTTGATCACTGCACCGCCACCGATTCCAGTACCAACAGTTAAATAGACACAACTTTTTAAGCCTTGGGCTGCCCCCAGCTTCAGTTCGCCATAAGCAGCTACATTCACATCCGTAGTCCACACATATGGAATATCAAAAGCCTTTTTCATCGTTCCTAAAAAATCATAGTCGCGCCACCCGACTTTAGGCGTGGCTGTGATATAACCGTAAGTTGCAGAGTTAACGGCAACATCGATTGGGCCAAACGAACCGATGCCCATTGCGTCTACTGGATTTTTTTGAAAAAAGGAAATAACTGCTCCCATCGTTTCAGCAGGCGTCGTTGTTGGAATTTGTTCCCGCGCAACAATCGTTAACTGTTCATCGCTGACGGCACATACAAATTTCGTTCCGCCCGCTTCAATTGCACCAATTTTCATTTGCACACCTCATTATTGATTGATATTTTCGGTCAAGGCAATCAGCTGCTCGCCAGATTTAACAGTTTGATTATTGATCCGATCAACGCCACCATATGCTAATGTATTGGTAATGATCACCATGACTGTTGAATCGTAGCCCGCTGCTTTGATTGCCGCCACATCAAACGTACCTAATAGATCACCTTGTTGTACGATTTGGCCTTTACGTACGCTAGTCGTGAAGTGAGCACCCGCTAAATTAACTGTATCGATACCTAAATGGATCAATATTTCGGCTCCAGCATCGGTTTTGATACCGTAAGCATGCATCGAATCGTAGGTCACCGTTACCGTACCACTAGCTGGTGCGTAAACATTGTTATCACTCGGAATAATTGCGGCACCTTTACCCATGATCTCGGCAGAGAAAACTTGATCATCAACTTGTTGCAGCGGCACTGATTCACCTGCTACCGGCGCAGCAACGATTTCGTCTTGAACCTTACCAGCATCACTGGCTTCCGGTGCTAAATTGATGTCGGCGGCCGCATCAGTAACGGCGGCCATTTCCGGTGTAGCGTTCAAAACGCGCTTACCATAGACAAAAGTCAATGCGAAACCAAGCACAAAACTGATAACGACCCCGATCAGAAAACCTGGTACTGATCTGGCTGAAATACAGATAAAGCCGATCACACTGGCTGGTCCCATAGAAACTGATAAGACGTGCATTGCCCCGATTACTGCACTAGCGATTCCAGAAGCGATCATTGCACAAACAAACGGGAATTTTAACTTTAAGTTGACCCCAAAAATTGCTGGTTCAGTAATACCAAGTAAAGCTGAAACACTAGCTGAAGAAGCCAACCCTTTTTGCTTTTTATTCTTAGTGACAAAGAATACTGCCAAACAAGCAGCCCCTTGAGCAATATTCGCCATCGAAGCAATCGGGAAAATAAATGAACCGCCAGTTTGTTTAACATTGGCTAATAAGGTCGTCTCGATCGCCGGAAAAGTTTGATGTAAACCAGTGATCACAATCGCAGAATAGAAAGTCCCAAAAATTCCGGTACCAAACGCTCCTGCTGTGTTATAAAGCCAAACTAATCCAGTCGTTAAGCCATCTGAAACGCCGCGCATCACCGGACCAACCACGATAAAAGTCAAAAAACCAGTAATGATAATAGCCAACATTGGTGTAAATGTGAAATCAAACGCGCTAGAAATATGGCGATGGAAATACTTCTCTAAATTGGCTAAGATCCACGCAACAACTAATACTGGTAGGACAGAACCCTGATAGCCAGCTTGAGCAACGTTCAAGCCAAAAACGTTCCAGAAAACCATCTTACCAGCGGCCATTGTGGTCGCGACCGCATAGCCATTGATCAAATCCGGAGCAACCATGATCATCCCCATAGCGGCCCCTAGATAAGGATTCCCCCCAAAACGCTTAGTAGCTGAGAACCCAACCAAGATCGGTAAGAACGTAAATGGTGCCGAAGCCATCGTATTGACAATCTGGGCAAAACCATTCAACGCGGGATAAGCTTGGACAACTGATTTTGCCATAAATAAATGTTCAGCAGTTAAAACATTATTTAAAGCCATTAACAAACCACCGGCAACTAACGCAGGAATGATCGGAATAAAAATATCAGATAAGACCTTGATCAAAGCCATAAACGGATTAATCTTTTTACCATTAACTGCTGCAGCTTTGATATCATCCGGTGTCGCTTCACTCAATCCAGTTGTTTTGATCAGTTCGGCATATACCTTATCTACATCCCCTGGTCCAATAATAATTTGAAATTGACCGTTAGTTTCAAACGTCCCCTTAACACCAGGATTCGCGTCCAATGCTTTCTGATTGATCTTACTTTCATCCTTGATCACCATTCGTAAACGCGTTGCACAATGCGCTGCTGCTTGAATATTATCCGCACCAACAGCACTAAGAACATCCTTGGCCACCTTTGCATGATCCATTATCATTACCTCCAACTATTTTATGTAATCGCTTTATGTTTATTATCATACTCACTTTTTTAAAATTGTCAAACGTATATCATTTAAAAAATTAACAATCATCGATTCATAATAAATAAAAGATCTAGTAAATGATTATCGTTTGACATAAAATGGTATAAAAGCTAATATAGCAAGTAAAGTTAACGATTGCATTTAAAATGGATCGTTATATTCTAACTAGTAGAAATCGAGGAATCGAGCATGACTTTAATTAAAAAATGGACACGCGCACTTAGATATCAAAGTTATTCAAAATGGCCCCCTGCTACACAACAAGCACTTTTAGCAACTGTCAGCACATCTCCTTGGCGTTTGGGCTATCACATTCAATCCGATAGCGGACTACTGAACGATCCTAATGGTTTTGCTTATTTCAATAACAAGTGGCATTTATACTACCAGAACTTCCCTTTTGGCCCAGTTCATGGGTTAAAATCATGGCGTCATTTAACTTCCGATGATTTAGTCCACTGGCAAAAGACAGCTGGCGATCTGTTACCAGATTCTGCCTACGATAGTCACGGCGCCTATTCCGGCTCTGCCTTACCACTTGGCAATCAATTATTTCTGATGTATACCGGTAATGTGCGCGACGCAAATTGGCAACGTCACCCATATCAAAACGGCGCTGTGCTGGACCAGCATAACCAGCTCACCAAATTAAGTAAACCATTGATCAGCGAACCACCAGCTGGTTACACCAGTGAATTTCGTGATCCGCAGATCATCGCAAAACAAGACCAATATTGGGCATTTATTGGTGGACAAACTAACGACAAAGTAGGCACTATCCTTGTTTATCAGTCCAATGACCTACACCAATGGGATTTTATGGGCCCGCTACAACTAGACCAACCCAAAATTGGCTATATGATCGAATGCCCTAATTTAATCCAAATCGGCAATACCACTGTTTTGATCAGTTGTCCCCAAGGTTTAGCACAGTCAACACTCGCTTACCAAAATATTTATCCCAATACTTATTTGCTTAGTGACCAAGTCGACTGGGAAAACTTAACTTTCAACGCACAATACTCACTTAAATTACTAGATGATGGTTTTGACGTTTATGCCACGCAGGCGATCAATGCGCCGGATGGCCGTGCGTTAGCCGTGTCGTGGATTGGCTTGCCTGAGATCGACTATCCCACTGATCGTTACGGTTGGGCCCATTGTTTAAGTCTGATCAAGGAATTAACGATCAAGGACGGCCACCTTTATCAATACCCTGTCAGCGAGAATCAAAAATTACGCACTGATGAGCAACAATTCAACGTTCAGGCAACGCCAGCACCGACAGTTATCCAAGCTAACAGTGGTCAACAATACGAGTTGGCTTTAAACCTTGCCGCAGATCAAGAAATTACACTACACATCGCAGAAAATAGTGACGCTTCTGCCTTTTTTGAGGTAAAATTAAACAGTAAAACCGGTGTTGTCACTGTTGATCGCCAAGCTGCTGGTGAACCATTTGCTGAAAAATACGGCACAGTCCGCACGAGTCAATTACCAGCCCATCACGCGATCACTTTAAATTTATTTGTTGACCATTCAGTTTGCGAGATGTACCTCAATCATGGTTACACTACCCTGACTGCACGCTTTTTCCCCAAGCCGGGCCAACAACAACTATCAGTTAGCAGTCCCACAACGGCTGAGCTCACCGGAAAATTTTGGCAATTAAACGCCATAGATTAAGGAATGATACACGATGGTCAAACTAACTGACGTCGCCAAATTAGCTGGCGTTTCCGCTACTACCGTTTCACGAGTGATCAATAACTACGGTTCTTTATCGCAACACACTAAAGATAAAGTATTTGCCGCAATGCAGGAACTAAATTATCAGCCCAACAGTCTAGCACGTTCGCTGCAAGGTAAGGAAACAAAATTAATCGGCGTTATTTTCCCATCAGTTAGTAACCCTTTTTTTGGTGAGCTCGTTTCATTACTAGAAAGCCATCTTTTCGCCAAAGGCTACAAAGTCATCTTATGTAATAGCGCGGAGAATAAAGAAAAAGAGCGGGCGTATTTACAAATGTTGATTGCCAACCAAGTTGATGGTATTATTGCCGGTGCTCATAATCTAGGCATTGCGGAATATGAACGCGTCGGTTTGCCCATCATTTCGTTTGACCGTGCCTTATCAAATACGATTCCAATCGTCAGCAGCGATAATTATACCGGCGGCGCATTGGCAACGGAAGCATTACTAAAAGCTGGGGCTAAAAAAATCGTCATCCTTTCTGGAATCAACCAGCCGAATTCTCCAACGACGGAACGCTTAAATGGCTATGCCGATACTCTAAAAGCAGCCGACCTACAACCAATCACTGCTGAGATCGATTTTCATACCGCCGCTAATATCAAAGCCTTAAAGATCCATCAGTTACTCGTTGATCAAAAACCGGACGGTGTCTTTTGTACCGATGATCTATCGGCACTTTTACTAATAAATGAAGCGCAAAAATTAGGCTTGGCTATCCCAACTGACTTACAAGTAGTTGGCTATGACGGTACTAAATTAATTCAAGATTATCATCCCGAATTAACTACGATCATGCAACCCATCGATGATATCGCTACTTTATTGATTGATCTGTTGCTACAAAGAATCAAAGACCACCATGTAGCTTTACAACCACGCTACCAATTGCCGGTCAAATTGATCAATGGCCAAACAACGCGTTAAGTTGAATTAAACACGCAAAAAAGCTTCCTACCAACAGTAAACGAGGTTGCGATAATCCCTCCATAATCATCAGATGAATTATTGTATTTCATCTGATGATTATGGAGGGATTATTATATGCCAAGATCCAAACTCACTGCCCTTGAAAAACTCAAACTGATCGAGGCGTTTCAACAGTCAGGTATATCGAGAACGCCACTTTTGCACGACAGCGTGGAATCGATGAGAAAGCGCTTGGAAGAAGCCAAAAAGAACATCCACTATAGCAAGGAATTGAAGCTCAGAACAAACAAAAAAGCAACCCTACTAAAAATTAATTTAGTAAGATTGCACTTATTCGATTGTGTCCATATTCGGACATCAATACCGGCGATCGGGGTCGAACCGATACTCCCGCGAGGGAACTGGATTTTGAATCCAGCGCGTCTGCCAATTCCGCCACGCCGGCATAATACTTATTTTTAAAAGCATGGATACCATACCTTTTTAATACAAAGGCGGTAACCGGATTTGAACCGGTGATAGAGGTTTTGCAGACCTTTGCCTTACCACTTGGCTATACCGCCATCATCAAGGTTCAAATACCTTGAAACTTTTAAACTGGGATAGCTGGATTCGAACCAGCGCATGACAGAGTCAAAGTCTGTTGCCTTACCGCTTGGCTATATCCCAATATGGTACAAGGGCGGTATGTGGGAATCGAACCCACGCGTGCCGGAGCCACAATCCGGTGCGTTAACCACTTCGCCAATACCGCCATGGCAGGGATAGTAGGAGTTGAACCCACATCAACGGTTTTGGAGACCGTGATTCTACCATTGAACTATATCCCTATTATAAAAATGGAGGAGAGTGGATTCGAACCACCGAACCCGAAGGAGCGGATTTACAGTCCGCCGCGTTTAGCCACTTCGCTACTCCTCCATAAATGGCGCGGGACAGAATCGAACTGCCGACACATGGAGCTTCAATCCATTGCTCTACCGACTGAGCTACCGAGCCATATGAAAATATTATAAGCGGTCCCAACGGGACTCGAACCCGTGATCTCCTGCGTGACAGGCAGGCGTCCTAACCAACTAGACCATGGAACCAATGTTGATGGAGGTTACAG
This is a stretch of genomic DNA from Loigolactobacillus coryniformis subsp. coryniformis KCTC 3167 = DSM 20001. It encodes these proteins:
- a CDS encoding sucrose-6-phosphate hydrolase; translated protein: MTLIKKWTRALRYQSYSKWPPATQQALLATVSTSPWRLGYHIQSDSGLLNDPNGFAYFNNKWHLYYQNFPFGPVHGLKSWRHLTSDDLVHWQKTAGDLLPDSAYDSHGAYSGSALPLGNQLFLMYTGNVRDANWQRHPYQNGAVLDQHNQLTKLSKPLISEPPAGYTSEFRDPQIIAKQDQYWAFIGGQTNDKVGTILVYQSNDLHQWDFMGPLQLDQPKIGYMIECPNLIQIGNTTVLISCPQGLAQSTLAYQNIYPNTYLLSDQVDWENLTFNAQYSLKLLDDGFDVYATQAINAPDGRALAVSWIGLPEIDYPTDRYGWAHCLSLIKELTIKDGHLYQYPVSENQKLRTDEQQFNVQATPAPTVIQANSGQQYELALNLAADQEITLHIAENSDASAFFEVKLNSKTGVVTVDRQAAGEPFAEKYGTVRTSQLPAHHAITLNLFVDHSVCEMYLNHGYTTLTARFFPKPGQQQLSVSSPTTAELTGKFWQLNAID
- a CDS encoding LacI family DNA-binding transcriptional regulator — protein: MVKLTDVAKLAGVSATTVSRVINNYGSLSQHTKDKVFAAMQELNYQPNSLARSLQGKETKLIGVIFPSVSNPFFGELVSLLESHLFAKGYKVILCNSAENKEKERAYLQMLIANQVDGIIAGAHNLGIAEYERVGLPIISFDRALSNTIPIVSSDNYTGGALATEALLKAGAKKIVILSGINQPNSPTTERLNGYADTLKAADLQPITAEIDFHTAANIKALKIHQLLVDQKPDGVFCTDDLSALLLINEAQKLGLAIPTDLQVVGYDGTKLIQDYHPELTTIMQPIDDIATLLIDLLLQRIKDHHVALQPRYQLPVKLINGQTTR